The genomic stretch CTTCCAATAGTTGCTCCCCGTAATGCTTGCCCTGGAACTGCGGGTGGATCCCCAGCAGCGGCAATACATGCACCGACTCGGACGGCAGGCACGCCAATACAGCCTGATGGTATTCGAGGTAGCGCCGGGTGCACCGCAAGCCCGTGCTCAGCCACATGCGCAATTGCCAGGCCCAGCTTTCCGTGATGCCCAGGCGCCGTTGCGGAGGGGCGATCAGGGCGATGCCGATCAGGCGGTCATTGACCAACAGGCCAATCGCCGGCAGTTCCTGGAGAAAGTGCTGCTTGACCAACTCGCGCACGGTGGCACGCACCCGCTGCTCATAGCCCGAGCGTTCGGCCTCGAACAGATAGGCGAAGGTCGGCTCATGGCGATAAGCGTGGTACAGCAGCGAGCGAGCTTCGCGGGAATAGCCGCTGTCGAGCAGGTGCACTTGGGCAACGGCGGTCGAGGTGTCGGGCATCTGTCGTCTCTCCCCTGGACGCCACTCAAAGAGGTCGCGCTCTTATTGTTACGAGCCCGGGGCAACTGAGTCGTTCCGTGCCATTGGCTCCTTGAGAGACATTAGCAGTGCATCTGTCCTACCGCCACGCTGGCCCCCGTCCGACTTGTCGGCTAGCATCGCCCTTTTGCCAGACTGGACTGCCGACCATGAAAATCGTCTCCTTCAATATCAACGGGCTGCGCGCCCGGCCTCATCAGTTGGCGGCCCTGATCGACAAACATCAACCGGATGTGATCGGTCTGCAGGAAACCAAGGTCCACGACGACCAGTTCCCTCTAGCCGAAGTCCAGGCCCTGGGCTATCACGTGTACTACCACGGGCAGAAAGGCCATTACGGTGTCGCCCTGCTCTCGCGCCAGGAACCGCTGGCCCTGCACAAGGGGTTTGCCAGCGACGAAGAGGATGCCCAGCGCCGCTTTATCTGGGGCACCTTCGCCGATGAACACGGTCACCCGATCACCATCATGAATGGCTATTTCCCACAGGGCGAAAGCCGCGATCACCCCACCAAGTTCCCAGCCAAGCAGCGCTTCTACGAAGACCTGCAACAGTTGCTGGAAACCCAGTTCAGCAATGATCAGGCGTTGGTGGTGATGGGCGACGTGAACATTTCGCCCGAAGATTGCGATATCGGCATCGGTGCCGACAACGCCAAGCGCTGGCTGAAGACCGGCAAGTGCAGCTTCCTGCCGGAAGAGCGCGAATGGATGGCGCGCCTGAAGAACTGGGGCCTGACCGACAGCTTCCGGCACCTGAACCCGGACGTGGCGGACCGCTTCAGTTGGTTCGATTACCGCAGCCGGGGTTTTGAAGACGAGCCCAAGCGCGGCCTGCGTATCGACCTGATCATGGCCTCCAATGGCCTGTTGCCACGGATCAAGGATGCTGGCGTGGACTACGAGTTGCGTGGCCTGGAGAAACCGTCGGACCATGCGCCGATCTGGCTGGAATTGAGCTAAGCCCCACCCTGTGTAGGAACCGGCTTGCCGGCGATGAGGCCCTTGAGGACACCATCGCCGGCAAGCCGGCTCCTACCGTCATATTTATGCAACCTTACTGACTTAATCTGCCCGCACTTCCTTTGGCTTGAGAAGGTGGCGGCATGATGCTGCGTGCTCTGTACCTGCTGGCACTCTGTAGCGTATTTCCTGTTGTGGCCGTTGCAACCCCCCTGCCCTTTCCCGAACGCGGCCCGGCCTTGCGCATCCAGGGCTCCAACACCATTGGTGCCGCGCTGGGCCCGGCGCTGGTCAGGGGCTTGATGGAGCAACAGGGCCTGAAGGCCGTGTACAGTGAACCGGCGCACCGCCCCAACGAGCAGCGCCTCATCGGCACGAGCCCCCAAGGCAAACGGGTGCAGATAGAAATCGCCGCCCATGGCTCCAGCACCGGTTTTATCGCGCTGAAAAATGCCGAGGCTGACCTGGCTGCGTCTTCGCGCC from Pseudomonas fluorescens encodes the following:
- a CDS encoding GNAT family N-acetyltransferase encodes the protein MPDTSTAVAQVHLLDSGYSREARSLLYHAYRHEPTFAYLFEAERSGYEQRVRATVRELVKQHFLQELPAIGLLVNDRLIGIALIAPPQRRLGITESWAWQLRMWLSTGLRCTRRYLEYHQAVLACLPSESVHVLPLLGIHPQFQGKHYGEQLLEAVHDWCAEDPHSQGVVLDTGNPLYLEFYKRQGYEEVGEVAVGPILEHVFFHPNPQVLRPATS
- the xthA gene encoding exodeoxyribonuclease III, whose protein sequence is MKIVSFNINGLRARPHQLAALIDKHQPDVIGLQETKVHDDQFPLAEVQALGYHVYYHGQKGHYGVALLSRQEPLALHKGFASDEEDAQRRFIWGTFADEHGHPITIMNGYFPQGESRDHPTKFPAKQRFYEDLQQLLETQFSNDQALVVMGDVNISPEDCDIGIGADNAKRWLKTGKCSFLPEEREWMARLKNWGLTDSFRHLNPDVADRFSWFDYRSRGFEDEPKRGLRIDLIMASNGLLPRIKDAGVDYELRGLEKPSDHAPIWLELS